From one Nitrospira sp. MA-1 genomic stretch:
- a CDS encoding segregation/condensation protein A, translating into MESVPSLIVSDLEDDDAYQVKLEAFTGPMDLLLHLIRKHQINIYDIPIALITQQYLEYLSMMKTLNLSLAGDFLVMAATLLYIKSRMLLPKEEKPEKEDEEGLDPRAELVRQLVEYERFKEAAGTLVVREQLWRESFSRDPLPLSPEAVIEEDMATEDLQLFDLLSAFQDVLDRAPTDTIVELSRETWTVQDRIQGILERLEGESTVPFEELFEHHWSKPLVIVTFLALLELVRMNLVRLFQGEWMGPIQVTRRFVPAEGPDSTGSLQAEQG; encoded by the coding sequence TTGGAATCCGTCCCCTCCCTGATAGTTTCTGACCTTGAAGATGACGATGCCTATCAGGTCAAACTTGAGGCCTTTACCGGCCCCATGGATTTGCTCCTCCACCTGATTCGGAAACACCAGATTAATATTTATGATATTCCGATTGCGCTGATTACTCAGCAATACTTGGAATATTTGTCTATGATGAAGACGTTAAACCTATCGCTTGCCGGGGATTTTCTGGTTATGGCCGCCACGCTTCTCTACATTAAATCCAGGATGCTTCTTCCCAAAGAGGAAAAACCGGAGAAGGAGGATGAGGAAGGTCTCGATCCTCGCGCCGAATTGGTCAGGCAATTGGTCGAATATGAGCGTTTTAAGGAAGCGGCCGGGACTCTGGTTGTCCGAGAACAACTTTGGCGAGAGTCCTTTAGTCGTGATCCGCTCCCCTTGTCTCCGGAAGCCGTGATCGAAGAGGATATGGCTACAGAAGATCTCCAGTTATTTGATCTTCTGAGTGCGTTCCAGGATGTACTGGATCGAGCTCCTACCGATACAATCGTCGAATTGTCCAGGGAAACCTGGACGGTTCAGGACCGTATTCAAGGCATTTTGGAGCGGTTGGAAGGGGAGTCAACAGTTCCTTTTGAAGAGTTATTTGAACACCATTGGTCCAAGCCATTGGTCATTGTCACATTTCTGGCTTTGTTAGAGCTGGTCAGGATGAACCTGGTTCGTTTGTTTCAAGGAGAATGGATGGGTCCCATCCAGGTGACGAGGCGTTTTGTGCCAGCCGAAGGACCTGATTCCACTGGAAGTCTTCAGGCGGAGCAGGGGTGA
- the scpB gene encoding SMC-Scp complex subunit ScpB codes for MMDALTNGHQPSDTLDAEVKEVSTLCEPSEGGCDAEEVTISENVDQKITLDLDELRGAFEALLFVSHDPLSLEKLALVLEGVPKSAVKTAMEYLQAEYEAAGRGLQILEVAGGYVMVTRPEQSLYIKRLTSKAKPAAKVSRSALEALAIVSYKQPITRADIEKIRGVETSGVLRTLLDQKLIRIVGRQDIPGRPILYGTSKQFLQRFGLRDLRDLPPLKELKELGNPEQFPMELPFAPEENEGESRVTDLSA; via the coding sequence ATGATGGACGCACTCACCAATGGACACCAACCTTCAGATACTCTCGATGCCGAGGTGAAGGAAGTCTCCACCCTATGTGAGCCATCAGAGGGGGGTTGTGACGCAGAAGAGGTCACGATTTCCGAAAACGTAGACCAGAAGATCACGTTAGACCTTGATGAACTCAGAGGTGCGTTTGAGGCCCTGCTTTTTGTTTCGCATGATCCTCTGAGTCTTGAAAAGCTGGCTCTGGTCCTCGAAGGAGTCCCTAAATCGGCTGTTAAAACCGCGATGGAATATCTCCAAGCGGAGTATGAGGCGGCTGGGCGTGGCTTGCAGATATTGGAAGTGGCCGGTGGGTATGTCATGGTGACGCGACCTGAGCAGAGTCTGTATATCAAGCGATTAACCAGCAAGGCCAAACCGGCAGCCAAGGTTTCCCGGTCAGCACTGGAAGCCCTGGCCATTGTGAGTTATAAACAGCCCATTACCAGAGCAGATATTGAAAAAATTCGGGGTGTAGAAACCTCGGGAGTATTGCGGACTCTCCTGGATCAGAAGTTAATCCGGATCGTCGGACGGCAGGATATCCCCGGTCGACCGATTTTGTATGGAACGAGCAAGCAGTTTCTTCAACGGTTTGGCCTGCGGGACTTGCGAGATCTGCCTCCACTGAAAGAACTCAAAGAGTTGGGTAACCCTGAGCAATTCCCTATGGAGCTTCCCTTTGCACCTGAGGAAAATGAGGGAGAATCCCGGGTCACCGATCTTTCCGCCTAA
- a CDS encoding FAD-linked oxidase C-terminal domain-containing protein has protein sequence MTLLLPEKKPSLGSDLAKRLGPDKVRWDWATLKAYSVDASIYKIPPQVVVIPETEEDIDAVMDYAVKAGVPLTPRAAGTNLTGSAIGAGIIVDISRMNRLLEVNRDEQWARIQPGLVLSEFNKQLAPVGLMYGPDPSSGDMCKLGGMLGNNSAGPHTLRYGSVKDNVHTLRVRLLTEGWLDARSVDIGGPVHTSLLKGYPSLKAVWTMIQDDQELIRARRPKVSKNSSGYNVFDLVDGLDRGVFDVPKLFIGSEGTLGIVSEARVKLVKRPDATVTGLIHFRHLEGMGESVPHLLELSPNALEVMDGNSLNLIGRDRYSIPSDAAATLLIEFDEGEGTERRNRLLEMCRRFPLTGEVRLASDPVQQAELWKARKALFPMLYRFDPQKKPINFVDDVVVPASRTGELIRYLEEYFGRRSVPVAIFGHVGNGNAHIVPLLDLHNQHDVDAMVEAHREIHRTILDRFDGSICGEHGDGRIRAETVRLMYGEEVYQIFVRVKQAFDSQGMMNPGVKISETSFTEHIDVERMGKSCATCAKCNSVCPVYDVFQSEDMSARGWFEIVTASDYSYLQSERVVEACLNCKSCRTICPAGVDVSELILQRRAEHPNRLAGWIFALHARQWFFHPLLKLMAWTQSFWDRPVIRGMLEKLTRPLLRKLALTAKVPQDMILPTLAKRHLRDRYPELSHSEHLRQASVAYFHGCAANYFEDGVGDAVIGLLADYGVTVALPPQRCSGTPIETYGLRDLVKEGARENLAHLASFSTVVTSCASCTLSLKDYATLFHGEPEEAAAIDLRKRVKHISEFLVEQGMVSDNTRRTPTPPDGKSAKVTYHSSCHLRAAGVSQAPRDLLASVADLEFVEMQDADRCAGGAGTYMIKNYETSQKIFQRKKRAIQESGAQVVATSCPACMIQLKNGLRGIAEVKHIAQVMRDHSKRK, from the coding sequence ATGACCCTGTTACTACCTGAAAAGAAACCTTCCCTGGGCTCCGATTTAGCCAAAAGATTGGGGCCGGATAAAGTTCGGTGGGATTGGGCCACGCTGAAAGCCTATTCCGTCGATGCCAGTATCTACAAAATTCCCCCGCAAGTGGTTGTGATTCCTGAAACAGAAGAGGACATTGATGCCGTGATGGACTATGCCGTCAAGGCCGGAGTGCCTCTGACTCCACGGGCAGCCGGAACGAATCTGACCGGATCGGCCATCGGGGCCGGTATTATCGTGGATATCTCCAGAATGAATCGCTTACTTGAGGTGAATCGAGACGAGCAGTGGGCCAGAATACAACCAGGCCTGGTGCTATCCGAATTCAATAAGCAGTTGGCACCTGTGGGGTTGATGTATGGGCCGGATCCTTCAAGCGGGGATATGTGCAAATTAGGAGGCATGCTCGGCAACAATTCCGCTGGTCCACATACGCTTCGTTATGGATCGGTCAAGGACAATGTTCATACTCTCCGAGTTCGGCTGCTCACTGAGGGTTGGCTTGATGCTCGGTCTGTTGATATTGGAGGACCGGTTCATACCTCCTTGTTGAAAGGGTATCCATCCTTAAAGGCGGTGTGGACCATGATTCAAGATGACCAAGAGTTGATCCGCGCCAGACGCCCCAAGGTGAGTAAGAATAGTTCAGGCTATAACGTCTTTGATTTGGTCGATGGACTGGACCGAGGAGTATTTGATGTCCCAAAATTATTTATCGGCAGTGAGGGAACCCTTGGCATTGTCAGTGAAGCGAGAGTCAAGTTGGTTAAACGACCTGATGCCACCGTGACGGGGCTGATCCATTTTCGACACCTGGAGGGTATGGGCGAATCGGTTCCCCACTTATTGGAGTTGAGCCCCAATGCGTTGGAGGTGATGGATGGGAATTCGTTGAATTTAATCGGGCGAGATCGCTATAGCATTCCATCAGATGCGGCGGCCACGCTGCTCATAGAATTTGATGAAGGCGAAGGCACCGAGCGTCGTAATCGGCTGCTGGAGATGTGCCGACGGTTTCCACTCACCGGGGAAGTGAGGTTGGCCTCCGACCCGGTCCAGCAAGCGGAATTGTGGAAGGCCCGCAAGGCATTATTTCCAATGCTCTATCGATTTGATCCTCAAAAAAAACCCATCAATTTTGTCGATGATGTCGTGGTGCCCGCCTCCCGCACCGGAGAGTTGATCCGGTATTTGGAAGAGTATTTTGGACGACGATCAGTACCGGTCGCCATTTTTGGACATGTGGGAAATGGCAACGCTCATATTGTGCCGTTGCTCGATTTGCACAATCAACATGATGTTGATGCGATGGTCGAGGCCCACCGGGAGATTCACCGGACGATTTTAGACCGGTTTGACGGATCTATTTGTGGAGAGCATGGAGACGGGCGTATTCGGGCCGAGACCGTTCGTTTGATGTATGGCGAAGAGGTGTATCAGATTTTTGTTCGAGTGAAGCAGGCGTTCGATTCGCAGGGGATGATGAATCCTGGAGTGAAAATCAGTGAAACGTCGTTTACGGAACATATTGATGTGGAGCGTATGGGCAAATCCTGTGCAACGTGCGCCAAATGTAATTCCGTGTGTCCCGTGTATGATGTGTTTCAGTCTGAAGATATGAGTGCGCGCGGATGGTTCGAGATTGTGACGGCTTCGGATTACTCCTACCTTCAATCCGAACGGGTGGTCGAAGCCTGTTTGAATTGCAAGTCCTGCCGGACCATTTGTCCGGCCGGGGTCGATGTGTCCGAACTGATTCTTCAGCGACGTGCGGAACATCCCAACCGGCTGGCCGGTTGGATCTTTGCCCTCCATGCCCGTCAATGGTTTTTTCATCCCTTATTGAAGCTCATGGCATGGACCCAGTCTTTTTGGGATCGTCCGGTTATTCGAGGCATGTTGGAAAAGCTGACTCGCCCGTTGTTGCGAAAGTTGGCTCTCACCGCAAAGGTTCCCCAAGATATGATTCTGCCGACCCTTGCTAAACGGCATTTGCGTGATCGGTATCCGGAACTGAGTCATTCCGAACATCTCCGACAGGCCTCAGTTGCGTATTTTCATGGGTGTGCGGCCAACTATTTTGAGGATGGAGTGGGGGATGCGGTGATCGGGCTTTTAGCCGATTATGGTGTGACGGTCGCTCTTCCTCCACAACGATGCTCTGGTACCCCGATTGAAACCTACGGGTTGAGGGATTTGGTCAAAGAAGGCGCGCGAGAAAATCTGGCTCACCTGGCGTCATTCTCCACCGTGGTCACCAGCTGTGCTTCCTGTACGTTAAGCCTGAAAGATTATGCCACCCTGTTTCATGGGGAGCCGGAGGAAGCCGCAGCTATTGATTTACGTAAACGAGTGAAGCATATCTCTGAATTTCTTGTTGAACAGGGGATGGTGTCAGACAATACGCGCCGAACTCCGACGCCGCCTGATGGAAAGTCGGCGAAAGTGACCTACCATTCGTCCTGCCATCTTCGTGCCGCCGGTGTGTCCCAAGCCCCTCGAGATCTGCTAGCCTCGGTGGCCGACCTTGAATTTGTCGAAATGCAGGACGCCGATCGATGCGCGGGAGGAGCGGGTACGTATATGATCAAGAATTATGAAACCTCTCAGAAAATTTTCCAGCGTAAGAAGCGGGCTATTCAAGAGAGCGGGGCTCAGGTGGTGGCAACGAGTTGCCCTGCCTGTATGATTCAGTTGAAAAATGGACTTCGTGGGATAGCAGAGGTCAAACATATTGCGCAGGTCATGCGGGACCATTCAAAAAGGAAATAA
- a CDS encoding MoaD/ThiS family protein, producing the protein MVKILIFGLSLREAVEDPEVEISLESPTTIGQLLEDFPDHFQGLMPFLHANELMLTINQKISTLEAMVKNGDTLKITHQGGDQGADGAMWHNP; encoded by the coding sequence ATGGTAAAAATTTTGATATTTGGTCTTTCACTTCGTGAAGCGGTTGAAGACCCTGAGGTGGAGATTTCGTTAGAGAGCCCAACCACTATCGGCCAATTGCTAGAGGACTTTCCAGATCACTTTCAAGGGTTAATGCCTTTCCTCCATGCCAATGAACTCATGTTGACAATTAATCAGAAAATTTCCACCTTGGAAGCCATGGTAAAAAATGGGGATACCCTGAAAATTACTCATCAGGGAGGTGACCAAGGGGCGGACGGAGCGATGTGGCACAACCCTTAA
- a CDS encoding DUF3565 domain-containing protein — protein sequence MNQPIIGFHQDDVDDWVADLACGHGQHVRHQPPLSFRPWVLSPEGRRAHLKAILNCKKCDEESPLPSKGSI from the coding sequence ATGAACCAACCGATTATCGGATTCCATCAGGATGATGTAGATGATTGGGTAGCCGATCTGGCCTGTGGCCACGGGCAGCATGTCCGACATCAACCCCCACTCAGTTTTCGGCCCTGGGTCTTATCGCCAGAAGGCCGGCGAGCACATCTCAAAGCGATTCTCAATTGCAAAAAATGTGACGAGGAATCACCCCTCCCCTCAAAAGGGTCAATCTAA
- a CDS encoding DUF4197 domain-containing protein, with translation MTIFRVIMSFLLLLLPQIASAQFDDFLKGIDKLSLPGAKTLGDDKIISGLKEALTVGTENTVKLTGNPDGFLKNEAIRILLPEELQSMDKALRLAGFGPQVDELVVSMNRAAEQAAPLAKPIFKDAVANMSFDDAKKILNGKDTAATDYFQGKTRDQLAIAFKPEVEKTMSQVGVTKQYKDLVGQYTTLPFVTVPAFNLDDYVVGKSLDGLFLILGEEEKKIRTNPTARVTDLLKDVFGK, from the coding sequence ATGACCATTTTTCGCGTCATCATGAGTTTTCTCCTTTTACTCCTTCCACAAATCGCCTCGGCACAATTTGATGATTTTTTGAAAGGGATCGATAAATTATCTCTTCCTGGCGCAAAAACCCTCGGTGATGACAAAATCATATCCGGTCTTAAAGAAGCTCTCACCGTCGGGACGGAAAATACCGTGAAACTCACTGGCAACCCAGACGGCTTTCTAAAAAATGAAGCCATTAGAATCTTACTACCGGAGGAACTTCAATCCATGGACAAAGCTCTTCGACTAGCTGGATTCGGCCCTCAGGTTGATGAGTTGGTGGTCAGCATGAACCGAGCCGCTGAACAGGCGGCTCCCTTGGCTAAGCCTATATTTAAAGATGCGGTCGCCAACATGAGCTTTGACGATGCCAAGAAAATTCTGAATGGAAAAGATACCGCAGCAACCGATTACTTCCAAGGAAAAACCCGCGATCAACTGGCCATAGCCTTTAAGCCTGAAGTGGAGAAGACCATGAGTCAAGTCGGGGTAACCAAACAATATAAGGATTTGGTTGGACAGTATACGACCCTACCGTTTGTCACAGTACCCGCGTTTAATTTGGACGACTATGTTGTCGGGAAAAGCTTGGACGGGCTGTTTCTCATTCTGGGGGAGGAAGAGAAAAAAATTCGAACAAACCCCACAGCACGCGTCACAGATTTACTCAAGGATGTGTTCGGAAAATAA
- a CDS encoding carboxypeptidase-like regulatory domain-containing protein — translation MRAGITSRLTTDRENGLEAARKQLSARLRLSACLLMILTLVAPSTSTWAATGESSAPLSKFLEIPLEGTSIPDKLRFPLHEQNGVQYFSAGLGKEERSLSYPPYSLKLIFVKGERAFLAGVAVEVINSEEATLVSIPGEEVQGPWLFLNLPPGKYVVKATDSSGATIEKSITLSGGKTTPVHFRW, via the coding sequence GTGAGAGCAGGAATCACTAGCAGATTGACAACAGATAGGGAAAATGGCCTGGAAGCAGCAAGGAAACAGTTGTCTGCCAGATTGAGACTAAGTGCATGTCTTTTGATGATCCTGACTTTGGTGGCTCCTTCAACGTCAACCTGGGCCGCCACAGGTGAAAGCTCGGCACCTCTCTCCAAATTTTTAGAAATTCCACTGGAAGGTACAAGTATCCCTGATAAACTCAGATTCCCTCTGCATGAGCAGAATGGTGTTCAATATTTCAGCGCCGGATTAGGTAAAGAGGAACGGAGCCTGTCATACCCACCCTATTCCCTTAAATTGATCTTTGTGAAAGGTGAACGTGCTTTCTTAGCTGGCGTGGCAGTTGAAGTGATCAACTCGGAGGAGGCGACGCTCGTGTCTATTCCGGGTGAGGAGGTACAAGGTCCTTGGTTATTTCTCAACCTTCCTCCGGGAAAATATGTGGTCAAAGCAACCGATTCAAGTGGGGCCACTATTGAAAAAAGCATTACCCTATCAGGGGGAAAGACCACACCTGTCCACTTTCGCTGGTAG
- a CDS encoding bestrophin family ion channel, with translation MIVRRTLPFKWFLQIDGWAVLFYILYGYGVCILNLEFFFEKLAFPFTGISVFGTAVAILLAFRNNSAYERYWEARIIWGELTNYSRNFASQVLVYIQPPLGSDAQPGQVEELHREFIYRHLAFLQALRCGRSTCRISFLHSSRRLS, from the coding sequence ATGATTGTCAGACGAACGCTTCCGTTCAAGTGGTTTTTGCAAATTGACGGTTGGGCTGTCTTGTTTTATATCCTGTACGGCTACGGAGTCTGCATACTAAATTTAGAATTCTTTTTTGAAAAACTCGCATTTCCCTTTACCGGAATCAGTGTATTTGGAACGGCTGTCGCAATTTTATTGGCGTTTCGAAATAATTCGGCCTATGAACGGTACTGGGAGGCCAGGATCATATGGGGTGAATTGACGAATTATTCAAGAAATTTTGCCTCACAAGTTCTTGTCTATATTCAACCGCCTCTAGGCAGCGATGCCCAACCTGGGCAAGTCGAGGAACTACATCGAGAGTTTATTTATCGGCACCTCGCATTTTTGCAGGCTTTGCGCTGCGGGAGGAGTACGTGTCGAATTTCCTTTCTCCATTCATCACGAAGACTGAGTTAA
- a CDS encoding bestrophin family ion channel: MSNFLSPFITKTELNRLENVANKATQLNHWQAKRLQEVFDAGWIAPRAYVMGLMDSLKHFYVAQGKCERIKNTPLPRQYGFFTKVFVWMFLLLLPFSLVQHLGWEMLPIYVMLAFMFTVMERVGSRTEDPFDGKNEDVPMNAICRNIEIDLRQQLGETSVPPKIEPINGVLM, encoded by the coding sequence GTGTCGAATTTCCTTTCTCCATTCATCACGAAGACTGAGTTAAATCGGTTGGAGAATGTTGCCAATAAAGCCACGCAGCTGAATCATTGGCAAGCGAAGCGATTACAGGAAGTGTTTGACGCTGGCTGGATTGCCCCGCGTGCCTATGTGATGGGACTGATGGATTCACTTAAGCATTTTTACGTTGCTCAAGGGAAATGTGAACGAATAAAGAATACACCCTTGCCTCGGCAGTATGGGTTTTTCACCAAGGTTTTTGTGTGGATGTTTCTGTTACTTCTTCCCTTCTCATTGGTGCAACATTTGGGATGGGAAATGCTTCCTATTTATGTGATGCTGGCATTCATGTTTACGGTTATGGAACGAGTGGGAAGTCGAACTGAAGATCCCTTTGATGGAAAAAACGAGGATGTTCCCATGAATGCTATTTGCCGAAATATTGAAATTGATTTACGACAACAACTGGGAGAAACGTCTGTGCCACCTAAAATTGAACCTATAAATGGTGTATTAATGTAA
- the rmuC gene encoding DNA recombination protein RmuC produces the protein MIANFNPQLLWILLAGLLVGGTIAWVICSILYRGRKIQALQETATRFASAQAQTGELRTQLATLQQERDRVHQEFRLMEVAKVSAETNLENTQRHLAEQRALLEDAKLALSDTFRSLASEALAGNNRGFLTLAEEKFKALKEEATASFDQRHTSIESLLQPLTESLRTYQKESQALEDKRLRELSVVGEQLRQLASSQAILQAETSKLVNALRSPQVRGRWGEIALRRTAELAGMSANCDFFEQESVSTETGRLRPDMIVRLPAGRDVVVDSKVPLNAFLDSLETHTDEDREAALNRHLGQVKRHINQLASKEYWDQFPAAPEFVVLFIPNDSFLAAAAERDPSLVESALTKKVVIATPTTFIALLRAIAYGWRQEQVAEGAQRISILGQELADRLSTLAEHFGRIGQALGRTVESYNATVTSLENRIWPTARKFKSLGISAKKDLMDLKSVEHMPRPPGSMDSQPEDFPSSS, from the coding sequence ATGATCGCCAATTTCAACCCTCAGCTATTATGGATTCTCCTGGCCGGCTTGCTGGTTGGAGGGACAATCGCATGGGTCATCTGTTCCATTCTCTATCGAGGAAGGAAGATCCAAGCCCTACAAGAGACCGCCACTCGATTCGCCTCGGCGCAGGCCCAAACCGGAGAACTTCGGACCCAATTAGCCACCCTGCAGCAGGAACGTGATCGGGTTCATCAAGAATTCCGTCTGATGGAAGTGGCCAAAGTGTCAGCCGAAACAAATCTTGAAAATACGCAACGGCACTTAGCCGAACAGCGGGCCTTATTGGAAGATGCAAAATTGGCCTTATCGGATACCTTTCGATCGTTAGCCTCGGAAGCCCTGGCAGGAAACAATAGGGGATTCTTGACCCTGGCCGAGGAAAAATTTAAAGCTCTCAAAGAAGAAGCGACGGCTTCCTTCGACCAACGCCACACCTCCATTGAATCCTTATTGCAGCCGCTCACCGAATCCCTACGTACCTACCAAAAAGAATCTCAAGCATTAGAAGATAAGCGGCTGCGTGAACTCAGTGTCGTGGGAGAACAGTTACGGCAATTAGCCTCTTCCCAGGCCATACTCCAGGCGGAAACATCTAAATTGGTCAATGCCTTACGGTCACCACAGGTTCGAGGACGCTGGGGGGAAATCGCACTTCGAAGAACCGCTGAATTAGCCGGCATGTCAGCCAACTGCGATTTTTTTGAACAGGAAAGCGTCTCCACCGAAACAGGACGGTTGCGTCCAGATATGATCGTCAGGCTCCCGGCAGGAAGAGATGTGGTGGTCGATTCCAAAGTACCGCTCAATGCGTTTTTAGATAGCCTGGAAACACATACAGACGAAGACCGGGAAGCCGCGCTCAATCGGCATCTTGGTCAGGTGAAACGGCATATCAATCAATTAGCCTCAAAGGAATATTGGGATCAATTTCCAGCCGCTCCGGAATTTGTGGTCTTATTTATCCCCAATGATTCGTTCTTAGCGGCCGCCGCAGAGCGGGACCCTTCACTCGTCGAGTCGGCCTTAACGAAAAAAGTCGTAATCGCCACACCCACCACATTCATTGCCTTATTGCGAGCCATTGCCTATGGATGGCGTCAGGAACAAGTAGCTGAAGGGGCCCAACGCATCAGCATTCTCGGACAAGAACTCGCTGATCGCCTGAGCACACTGGCAGAGCATTTTGGGAGAATTGGACAGGCCTTGGGTCGGACAGTGGAGTCCTATAATGCGACTGTCACTTCATTGGAAAATCGGATATGGCCCACGGCCAGAAAATTCAAATCACTCGGAATCAGCGCAAAAAAAGACCTCATGGACCTAAAATCCGTAGAACACATGCCCAGGCCACCTGGTAGCATGGATTCCCAGCCGGAAGACTTTCCTTCTTCCTCATAA
- the ftsH gene encoding ATP-dependent zinc metalloprotease FtsH has translation MEKKYRVSIWYFIIAFWGLIILQEMYFAAQHMDEVPYSQFKDWVQQDKVAEISITDKVIHGKLKSEKGGDSPQWFQTVRVDDPELVNMLEEKHVEFAGVIVSTLWKDVASWVVPILVFAGIWFWILRKMGQGAGGGFMRIGKSKAKVYIESDIKTRMSDVAGVDEAKVELMEVVEFLKTPEKFTKIGGRIPKGVLLVGPPGTGKTMLAKAIAGEAGVPFFSISGSEFVEMFVGVGAARVRDLFEQATAKAPCIIFIDELDALGKARGTGPMMHEEREQTLNQLLVEMDGFDPRVGVIMLAATNRPEILDQALLRAGRFDRQVLVDRPDRPGRAAILAIHAKNIKVAPDVDLDKIAAMTPGMVGADLANVVNEAALLAIRRSRETAEHRDFEEAVERVIAGLEKRNRVLSVEERKRVAHHEVGHALVAMSLPGSDPVQKISIIPRGVAALGYTLQLPIEDRYLFTRSELENRIAVLLGGRIAEELVFGEASTGAADDLQKATRIAKRMVKDFGMSDMLGTVALDDTVQPNFLKSMEGHSAPTYSEHTAQQVDQEVRRLIEEQGIRVRELLTRLRPVLLTGAETLLKAEIMMGEELMALLHAKEEEAIPS, from the coding sequence ATGGAAAAAAAATATCGGGTCTCTATTTGGTATTTCATTATTGCGTTCTGGGGACTCATTATTCTCCAGGAAATGTATTTTGCTGCCCAACATATGGATGAGGTGCCCTACAGTCAATTTAAAGATTGGGTTCAGCAAGATAAGGTGGCTGAGATCTCTATTACGGATAAGGTTATTCACGGAAAATTGAAATCTGAAAAAGGAGGGGATAGCCCTCAATGGTTTCAGACGGTCCGGGTGGACGATCCGGAATTAGTGAACATGTTGGAAGAAAAGCATGTGGAATTTGCCGGCGTCATCGTTAGTACGCTCTGGAAGGACGTGGCTTCCTGGGTCGTCCCTATCCTGGTCTTTGCCGGGATTTGGTTTTGGATTTTGCGGAAGATGGGGCAGGGCGCTGGGGGCGGGTTTATGCGAATCGGGAAATCCAAAGCTAAAGTCTATATTGAAAGCGATATCAAGACTCGCATGAGTGATGTGGCCGGGGTCGATGAAGCTAAAGTGGAACTCATGGAAGTGGTTGAATTTTTAAAAACCCCGGAAAAATTCACTAAGATCGGGGGACGGATCCCCAAGGGTGTGCTCCTGGTCGGGCCCCCTGGCACCGGAAAGACTATGCTGGCGAAGGCGATTGCGGGAGAAGCCGGTGTGCCGTTTTTTTCAATTAGCGGGTCGGAGTTTGTGGAAATGTTTGTGGGAGTCGGAGCGGCCCGCGTGCGGGATTTGTTTGAACAAGCCACCGCCAAGGCGCCATGTATTATTTTCATAGATGAGTTGGATGCATTGGGAAAAGCCCGGGGAACGGGGCCCATGATGCATGAAGAACGCGAACAAACGCTGAATCAATTATTGGTGGAAATGGATGGGTTTGATCCCCGAGTGGGAGTCATTATGTTGGCCGCAACCAACCGGCCTGAAATTTTGGATCAGGCGCTGTTGCGTGCAGGCCGTTTTGATCGACAGGTGCTGGTTGATCGCCCCGATCGGCCGGGAAGAGCCGCTATTTTGGCCATCCATGCCAAAAACATTAAAGTGGCTCCGGATGTCGATTTAGACAAAATTGCCGCAATGACCCCGGGAATGGTTGGTGCCGATTTAGCCAACGTGGTGAATGAGGCGGCCCTACTGGCCATCCGACGAAGCCGGGAGACGGCGGAACACCGGGATTTTGAGGAAGCCGTGGAACGGGTGATTGCCGGACTGGAAAAGAGAAACCGAGTCCTCAGTGTGGAAGAACGCAAACGAGTGGCCCATCATGAGGTCGGGCATGCGTTGGTGGCGATGTCGTTGCCTGGATCAGACCCTGTCCAAAAAATCTCGATCATTCCGCGCGGCGTTGCAGCCTTGGGCTATACGTTACAGCTCCCGATCGAAGACAGGTATTTATTCACCCGTTCTGAATTAGAAAATCGCATTGCCGTCTTATTAGGTGGACGTATTGCGGAGGAACTGGTCTTTGGAGAAGCCTCAACCGGCGCGGCAGATGATTTGCAGAAGGCAACCAGGATCGCTAAGCGAATGGTCAAAGATTTTGGCATGAGTGACATGTTGGGAACGGTGGCTTTAGACGATACCGTTCAGCCGAACTTCTTGAAAAGTATGGAGGGCCATTCCGCCCCAACCTATTCCGAGCACACCGCTCAACAGGTCGATCAGGAAGTGCGCCGCCTTATTGAAGAACAAGGGATTCGCGTCCGGGAACTGCTGACGAGGCTTCGACCTGTGTTGTTGACGGGGGCCGAAACCCTGTTGAAGGCGGAAATCATGATGGGTGAAGAGCTCATGGCTCTTCTCCACGCCAAGGAAGAAGAAGCCATTCCCAGTTAA